Proteins from a genomic interval of Chanos chanos chromosome 3, fChaCha1.1, whole genome shotgun sequence:
- the ankfn1b gene encoding ankyrin repeat and fibronectin type-III domain-containing protein 1 — protein sequence MTQQISEPHLPATRKCSSVSSASPPSAARRLYRNLSGKFRVGNPGMEDTVVSGRGDKERPRKNTMVRFQSNEALFEAVEHQDLEVVQTMLSEFSLEELDLNTPNSEGLLPLDIAIMTNNVPMAKLLLRAGAKESPHFLSLEGRAVHLATLVQEAEHRVSELVAQVTGEEPSEREGSERERQLKAWEWRLRLYKRMQTGYQHASPPDPPTSVRLSVSSNSSLRVNFQEPLSVNSAVVTKYKVGWSSVPSLSPLLGEMLVEDTTRLRCDITGLTAGTHYYVQVSAYNMKGWSSAQISVPSCASPSNWREVDGRASRQTGLKEALDQLLIQIKDAHRHCACHDQGKAPPHVRKHSVSKSLRHLFQPTSKFVKNLKRGLYLTAVLYRDDSVLVTPEEQLPIVEVDDSYSSLTQDFLWFTKVSYLWEEISWLQQCISPAQSSCSCTLQTRLKLLQAVAQLQGMLGTQDLGQVYFEPIRDKHGNALLVLLRDMSACAGLEGVRWAPLCKLQLQRKSISSPDEPTALDTLLITLHEKLAYHRRSRKLLAPGLYLGYLKLCSSVEQIRVLVPQKLPNVLCHVKIRDNHNISREEWQWLQALRSLDETEEMLADEQSAPHRLLLELRSAAKDLLGHINIPNNQAQDFRLYVQEALEFGENVSFLLLLPPCEEVCTPPGQNNPYSPRSGFFTLPLQIFELVHFEAYCPSFIGKYCRVSALLGLESLMSQQALREAFSESELHTAKQKHQQVQEQLQQMEELWREARWMTDALQYARYKQPSAGVSLGWIIDFSKEVVPEKPPSTSSQPDYLPSPTPSPETSRKHAGESPSSCSDEEGSSEVFLTTDSDYDSSRAQSPPELDLLPSSPCSAICDPRGGLTPMGGGGGGGGSGRPDVVQTGGGGRSIGMEAFDSDFILPSRQIELLRITEKRTALCVRTSSLEYPPPVTTPTTSPSSSPHRLWARPSSVDRCCPAPEPRLRPTRTLSEDSGVQRLSALSPPTRRACHATLRVYPQYRTGLPKETSVKLRVTLDTSAREMVQLVVQEINAVSRRLLGGAQQCACADEQFHYSTQGCVCRPEVCVYGPEQLEHFGLVLVIEGREKWLQDDFCPLRLQNPWTRGKLCVRIKEYSPLALQYSRATTV from the exons ATGACTCAGCAGATTTCCGAGCCCCATCTCCCCGCGACCCGGAAGTGCTCCAGTGTTTCGTCGGCCTCTCCTCCAAGTGCCGCACGGAGACTTTACCGGAATCTCTCTGGAAAATTCCGTGTGGGAAACCCAGGAATGGAGGACACAGTGGTTTCTGGAAGAGGGGATAAGGAACGCCCCCGTAAAAATACGAtggtgcgt tttcagAGTAATGAGGCGTTGTTTGAAGCAGTGGAACACCAGGATTTGGAGGTGGTGCAGACCATGCTGTCGGAGTTCAGTCTTGAGGAGTTGGATTTGAACACTCCCAACAGTGAAGGACTTTTACCACTGGATATTGCAATTATGACCAACAATGTACCCATGGCTAAACTGCTGCTCCGGGCTGGAGCCAAAGAGAGCCCGCACT TTTTAAGTCTTGAAGGACGGGCTGTTCACCTGGCAACACTGGTTCAGGAGGCAGAGCATCGGGTGTCTGAGCTGGTTGCCCAGGTGACAGGGGAGGAGCCAAGCGAGAGGGAggggtcagaaagagagagacagctgaagGCCTGGGAGTGGCGGCTGCGCCTTTATAAACGCATGCAGACGGGATATCAGCATGCCA GTCCCCCTGACCCCCCCACcagtgtgcgtctgtctgtgagCAGTAATTCCAGTCTCAGAGTTAACTTCCAGGAGCCACTCAGTGTCAACTCCGCCGTGGTGACTAAATACAAAG tggGTTGGAGTTCTGTTCCCTCCTTGAGTCCGTTGTTGGGTGAGATGCTGGTTGAGGACACCACTCGTCTGCGGTGTGACATCACGGGTCTCACTGCT ggcaCTCATTACTATGTCCAGGTGTCAGCATATAACATGAAAGGATGGAGTTCAGCACAGATATCTGTCCCCTCATGTGCATCACCGTCCA ATTGGCGTGAAGTGGACGGGCGAGCCTCGCGTCAGACGGGCCTGAAGGAGGCGCTAGACCAACTCCTCATTCAGATTAaagatgcacacagacactgcgCGTGCCACG accAGGGTAAGGCCCCGCCCCACGTCAGAAAGCACTCAGTCTCCAAGAGCCTTCGACACCTCTTCCAACCAACCAGCAAATTCGTCAAAAACCTGAAAag gggcCTGTATCTGACGGCTGTGCTGTATAGAGATGACAGTGTCCTGGTCACACCAGAGGAACAGCTGCCCATCGTGGAGGTGGACGACTCTTACAGCTCTCTTACTCAAGACTTCCTCTGGTTTACCAAG GTGTCTTATTTGTGGGAGGAGATTTCATGGTTACAGCAGTGTATAAGCCCCGCCCAGTCCTCCTGTTCCTGTACACTTCAGACACGCCTCAAATTACTACAAGCTGTAGCCCAGCTGCAG GGTATGCTGGGAACTCAGGATTTGGGCCAGGTGTATTTTGAGCCAATCAGGGACAAGCATGGGAACGCCCTGCTGGTTTTGTTGCGGGACATGAGTGCGTGTGCAGGTCTGGAGGGAGTACGCTGGGCCCCACTCTGCAAACTTCAGCTTCAGAGAAAATCCATCTCTTCACCAGACGAACCCACGGCTCTGGATACACTGCTCATCACGCTACAT gagaaGCTGGCGTATCACAGACGCAGTAGGAAGCTGCTTGCTCCGGGGCTGTATCTGGGTTATCTGAAACTGTGTAGCTCTGTGGAGCAGATCAGAGTCCTGGTGCCACAAAAACTCCCCAATGTTCTCTGTCATGTCAAAATCCGAGACAACCATAACATCTCCAG GGAGGAATGGCAGTGGCTGCAGGCCCTCAGGTCTCTGGATGAAACTGAAGAGATGCTGGCGGATGAACAGAGTGCTCCACATCGCCTCCTACTGGAGCTACGCAGTGCAGCCAAAGACTTGCTGGGACACATCAATATCCCCAATAACCAG GCACAGGATTTCCGGCTGTATGTGCAGGAGGCGCTGGAGTTTGGGGAGAATGTGTCCTTCCTGCTGCTCCTCCCCCCGTGTGAGGAGGTGTGTACCCCTCCAGGACAGAACAATCCTTACTCCCCACGCTCTGGCTTCTTCACTCTTCCCCTGCAGATCTTTGAGCTGG TTCACTTTGAGGCATACTGTCCTAGTTTCATTGGGAAATACTGTCGCGTGTCTGCTTTGCTCGGGCTGGAGTCCTTGATGTCCCAGCAGGCATTGCGAGAGGCCTTCTCTGAGTCAGAGCTTCACACAGCCAAACAGAAACATCAGCAGGTCCAGGAACAGCTACAG CAAATGGAGGAGTTGTGGAGAGAAGCCCGGTGGATGACTGACGCCCTGCAGTACGCCCGATATAAACAGCCCTCGGCGGGAGTGTCTTTGGGCTGGATCATCGACTTCTCTAAAGAGGTGGTACCAGAAAAACCGCCTTCCACATCTTCCCAGCCTGATtacctcccctcccccacacctTCCCCAGAAACCAGCCGTAAACACGCCGGTGAGTCCCCGTCCTCctgc TCTGATGAGGAAGGCTCGTCGGAGGTCTTCCTCACCACAGACAGTGACTATGACTCCAGTCGGGCTCAGAGTCCACCTGAGCTGGACCTGCTTCCTTCCTCCCCCTGCTCAGCCATCTGTGACCCACGGGGGGGCCTGACTCCCATGGGgggcggtggtggtggtggggggagtGGCCGTCCGGACGTGGTGCAGACTGGTGGAGGTGGTCGTAGCATTGGGATGGAGGCGTTTGACAGTGATTTCATTTTACCCAGTCGTCAGATTGAGCTGCTGCGGATCACTGAGAAGAGAACAGCATTATGCGTGCGAACCAGCAGCCTTGAGTACCCGCCCCCTGTAACCACACCCACCACCTCTCCAAGCTCCTCCCCTCACAGGCTATGGGCACGTCCATCCTCAGTCGACCGCTGCTGCCCTGCTCCTGAGCCCCGTCTGCGGCCAACGCGTACCCTATCAGAGGACAGTGGAGTCCAGCGACTCTCCGCCTTGTCTCCGCCCACCCGCAGGGCGTGTCACGCCACGCTGAGAGTCTATCCACAGTATCGCACTGGCCTGCCCAAGGAGACCAGTGTtaag CTTCGTGTCACGTTGGACACCTCAGCGAGGGAGATGGTCCAGCTGGTCGTACAGGAGATTAACGCAGTTTCCCGTCGGCTCCTGGGCGGGGCCCAGCAGTGTGCCTGCGCTGATGAACAGTTCCATTACTCTACCCAGGGGTGTGTTTGTCGGCCCGAGGTGTGCGTGTACGGTCCAGAGCAGCTGGAACACTTTGGCTTGGTTCTGGTGATCGAAGGCAGAGAGAAGTGGTTACAGGACGATTTCTGCCCGCTCCGGCTTCAGAACCCCTGGACTCGCGGAAAACTGTGTGTCCGCATCAAAGAATATTCACCACTGGCCCTGCAGTACAGCAGAGCTACGACTGTATAG